The proteins below are encoded in one region of Clostridia bacterium:
- a CDS encoding transposase, with product PARHYGIECKGEKQCRLTGGVRIPLKEDRRVFTPVARSSYKWATLYKQRTAVERVNSRLDGAYGLEKHFIRGLKKMRLRCMLALMVMLAMAVGRIREKQPVSIRSLVRAA from the coding sequence CCCGGCCCGACATTATGGTATAGAGTGTAAAGGGGAAAAACAGTGCCGCCTAACCGGGGGAGTGCGCATTCCCCTTAAGGAAGACCGGCGGGTCTTCACCCCGGTTGCCCGGTCCAGCTACAAATGGGCCACTCTTTATAAGCAGCGCACTGCGGTAGAAAGGGTAAACAGCCGCCTGGATGGGGCCTATGGATTGGAGAAGCATTTCATCCGCGGCCTTAAAAAGATGAGGTTACGGTGCATGCTGGCGCTGATGGTGATGCTGGCCATGGCGGTGGGCCGGATCCGAGAAAAACAACCAGTGAGCATAAGGAGCCTGGTAAGGGCGGCCTGA